The window TGAAGCGCTCAAACTTCACGCTACGCTGCAGCCCGACATCGTTTGCATGGACATCAACATGCCCGTGATGGATGGACTTCAAGCAGTACGCGCGCTCGTTCGACGCGATAGCGGGGTCAAAGTGATCATGGTCTCTTCGTTGGGCGGCGTGGCCGAGCGTGCGGCAGAGGCCCTGCGCCTCGGCGCCAGAGA of the Pseudomonadota bacterium genome contains:
- a CDS encoding response regulator → MAEVRRVMVVDDSVTTATQMRRMIDAMDGYRVVGHARNGAEALKLHATLQPDIVCMDINMPVMDGLQAVRALVRRDSGVKVIMVSSLGGVAERAAEALRLGAREVLAKPFDSDQMLAAFNRLEDS